A genomic region of Anopheles coustani chromosome 3, idAnoCousDA_361_x.2, whole genome shotgun sequence contains the following coding sequences:
- the LOC131263169 gene encoding poly(A) RNA polymerase gld-2 homolog B-like isoform X3 yields the protein MLSMADTNSADTCMEAMCSSYVSAPASVLESVNHGIQEGEVCKTQLKSKSAVHQLGNMPIMYGTSKSKKCYNNSSNRKKQNQQQILNSLKSWNVKIAPSGLDKPEAELLPGRPVTIVQENSSYMPKSITQNQTKPQSSEATPGAEDPNHATTFIKEQPTQIPEPRGNNSSTMKKKAQDIKHNKSKHKEIVEKMVPSSTYDEERIHEKKDLESFTSNACENVISQGSALADDLSGHSMLESSSNCSSDTGTLAEDNDCTKEAVLYSSVSSGASVSSRGNCHKNSHSKARVPGAGWGWNHRQSQNGSSKGLPINKMTAAAGQVMEKTSKFLDGMPRTINGKQKDSSHRSEHHIANSQSFSPRALLTIHPNQQPSHHHPSYIHLHEQPYHQYLDHNNSAQQNSNGSVHQYSFDFLRDVGQKQIMQHYHNNHMLHQQNSNIGHGNNIQLHHAVTQQQQQHQQQQHQQQQQQQQQHQQQQHQSYINHSSGAYGSEEVACLLSPQSGGNGSTSVLNEPKYYQNYPVLGTGEMQNGINSCSQIIEHSSYGYNRNGDIQHQQQQQQPPQQGVNQQHPMYQNNHQQYQVHINSYHQNNNYQYHNRNLSAIRGNHLNYLVHGGGVSYRDEGVRNGKKTSWNSNGSKGKMGTALTSSGKHLNKVQSNGYGYRKYYQHYHNHHSVGGGHGQYYDHVAMSHQQQQSIPQQHHKQQHLHRNLVYVRGYDRGHGAVLPPAFGEDARGVGKKEQEAESSSSIHRAPSSPKSKDSLDMDINHTGDQDKLCTMADPEDDIMPCGIDVDVASQIQEKSVLPDDEEFELKELCDVPRSSSSSSMVSIPSTESSVISSTISQTQLLECTNASIHEYDSDSSHYSDFHDGTDRYSKYGQISCGQVYRSSSSTSGISSSATNPHSNDFIPSIPSSLRASPAALSELIVRSHSYHGSHQNLTAYGSVRSAGEASSPIGSPTGTLRSSSGTQSVPIFGELFASNNANNHNQHSKKFTGSHSSTVSFGSSSSLEMALRSSSSSLPASSVPPNDGQSMQSGHPRKRSQSGRTSPAMIQEQFRPAVACYSGHNKGQGQHGNNGVRKSNQLPMNYVHRTSLPTDFQYTPADRFILRANDIELKIPPGRLSNGSVWDRLSEGIWEKFCGAQQTAEKYLQKMQLWRDLYICIKQGFPKYGLYLVGSTISGFGADNSDVDMCLVSRYTGPGYYDARNEALQNLTLVKNFFVSLASSTFDKFCLIQAKVPILRFQDSNNGIEVDLNYNNCVGIRNTHLLHCYSQMDWRVRPLVLVVKLWAQHHNINDAKNMTISSYSLVLMVIHFLQYGVKPSVLPCLHSMHPEKFMKIIDINSIEMIESIEPYQTDNKETLGELLLHFLEYYKDFDYAHYAISVRMASIIPIEECRMAKSYKNDPHQWKHLCIEEPFDLTNTARSVFDGEVFEQIKCTFAASCRMLKDTKDLSVLFGEPLFTPVTSTLSMTS from the exons ATGCTTTCAATGGCGGATACAAATTCAGCCGATACCTGTATGGAAGCCATGTGTAGCTCGTATGTCTCAGCCCCGGCATCGGTTTTAGAATCCGTAAACCACGGCATACAGGAAGGTGAAGTTTGCAAAACGCAACTTAAATCAAAATCTGCTGTTCACCAGTTGGGGAATATGCCAATCATGTACGGCACaagtaaaagcaaaaaatgttACAACAATTCTTCGAAtcggaaaaagcaaaaccaacaacaaattCTAAATAGTTTAAAGTCATGGAACGTTAAGATAGCACCTAGTGGTTTAGATAAGCCCGAGGCAGAGCTGCTACCAGGAAGACCTGTTACAATCGTGCAGGAAAATTCATCTTATATGCCCAAAAGCATTacgcaaaaccaaaccaagccACAATCGAGTGAAGCGACACCCGGAGCTGAAGACCCGAATCATGCCACCACATTCATAAAAGAGCAACCCACCCAGATTCCGGAACCACGTGGGAATAATAGCTCGACAATGAAAAAGAAGGCTCAGGATATAAAAcacaataaatcaaaacataaagAGATCGTGGAGAAAATGGTCCCAAGCAGTACATATGATGAGGAAAGGATCCATGAAAAGAAG GATTTGGAAAGTTTTACCAGCAATGcatgtgaaaatgtaatttcTCAAGGTAGTGCTCTTGCTGATGATCTATCTGGCCACAGCATGCTTGAATCCTCATCCAATTGTTCATCTGACACTGGGACGTTAGCTGAGGACAACGATTGTACAAAAGAAGCCGTCCTGTATTCATCCGTGTCATCGGGAGCCTCCGTTAGTTCCAGAGGAAATTGTCACAAAAATAGTCATTCGAAAGCAAGAGTGCCGGGAGCAGGATGGGGTTGGAATCATCGTCAGTCGCAAAATGGGTCGTCAAAAGGGCTCCCGATAAACAAAATGACGGCGGCAGCTGGACAGGTGATGGAAAAAACATCGAAATTCTTAGACGGCATGCCTAGGAcaataaatggaaagcaaAAAGATTCATCCCATCGATCGGAACATCATATTGCTAATAGTCAAAGCTTTTCACCTAGGGCATTGTTAACGATTCATCCTAATCAGCAGCCATCACACCATCATCCGTCATACATACATCTCCACGAGCAACCGTATCATCAATACTTGGACCACAATAATTCTGCTCAACAGAACAGTAATGGGTCAGTGCATCAATACTCGTTTGATTTCTTACGGGACGTAGGACAGAAG CAAATAATGCAGCACTACCATAATAACCACATGCTGCATCAACAGAATTCTAACATTGGACATGGAAACAATATACAACTTCATCATGCTGTgacacaacaacagcagcagcatcagcagcagcaacatcagcagcagcagcagcagcagcagcaacatcagcaacaacagcatcagTCCTATATTAATCATTCTTCAGGCGCGTACGGAAGTGAAGAAGTTGCATGTCTTTTGTCTCCCCAAAGTGGTGGTAATGGAAGCACCAGTGTACTGAATGAAccaaaatattatcaaaactaTCCCGTACTGGGCACTGGAGAAATGCAAAATGGAATCAATAGCTGCAGTCAGATCATAGAGCATTCTTCTTATGGCTACAATCGGAACGGTGATAtacaacatcagcagcagcagcaacagccacCACAACAAGGAGTTAACCAACAGCATCCCATGTATCAGAACAATCATCAACAATACCAGGTCCATATAAATAGTTACCACCAAAATAATAACTACCAGTACCACAATCGGAACTTATCTGCCATCCGTGGAAATCATCTGAACTACCTAGTACATGGTGGAGGCGTTTCGTATCGCGATGAAGGTGTAAGAAATGGCAAAAAGACGTCCTGGAATTCTAATGgttcgaaaggaaaaatgggTACGGCGCTGACTAGTAGTGGGAAGCATTTAAACAAAGTACAAAGTAATGGATATGGTTACCGCAAATATTACCAACATTATCATAATCATCACTCAGTTGGAGGAGGGCACGGTCAATATTATGATCACGTGGCTATGtcgcatcagcagcaacaatcaATACCACAGCAGCATCACAAACAGCAACATTTGCATCGCAATCTGGTGTACGTGCGAGGGTATGATCGAGGACATGGTGCTGTTTTGCCACCAGCATTCGGCGAAGATGCAAGGGGAGTTGGTAAAAAAGAGCAAGAAGCCGAAAGTTCAAGTTCGATACATCGCGCCCCATCAAGTCCCAAGTCAAAAGACTCATTGGACATGGATATAAATCATACAGGAGACCAAGATAAACTTTGCACAATGGCCGATCCAGAGGATGATATTATGCCATGTGGTATAGATGTAGATGTCGCATCGCAAATTCAAGAAAAGTCGGTATTGCCTGATGATGAAGAATTTGAACTGAAGGAACTATGCGATGTACctcgttcttcttcttcttcgtctatGGTGTCAATTCCATCGACAGAATCCTCGGTAATATCGTCGACGATATCGCAAACACAACTTCTTGAGTGTACGAACGCTAGCATCCATGAATACGACTCTGATTCGTCGCACTATTCTGATTTCCATGATGGAACAGATCGCTACTCAAAGTATGGTCAGATAAGCTGTGGTCAAGTGTATcgatcgtcatcgtcgacCTCGGGCATATCGTCTTCTGCTACCAATCCACACTCAAATGATTTCATTCCTTCGATACCGTCTTCGTTACGTGCTTCTCCAGCCGCTTTGAGCGAGCTAATCGTTCGCAGCCATAGCTATCACGGGTCGCATCAGAATCTCACAGCATATGGTAGCGTCAGAAGTGCCGGTGAGGCAAGTTCTCCTATCGGATCACCGACGGGAACGCTACGATCCTCCTCTGGCACACAATCCGTTCCTATTTTCGGAGAACTGTTTGCCAGTAACAATGCCAATAATCAcaaccaacattcgaaaaAGTTTACTGGAAGTCATTCGTCGACAGTTAGCTTCGGGAGTAGTTCTTCATTGGAAATGGCATTACGTTCCAGTTCCTCTTCGCTTCCTGCGTCATCGGTGCCGCCCAACGATGGTCAGTCGATGCAGAGCGGACATCCGAGAAAACG CAGTCAATCGGGTCGAACTTCACCAGCCATGATTCAGGAGCAATTCCGTCCTGCTGTTGCGTGTTATTCTGGTCACAATAAAGGACAGGGACAGCATGGTAACAATGGTGTTCGTAAAAGCAATCAACTGCCAATGAACTACGTCCATCGCACTTCATTGCCAACGGATTTTCAGTATACGCCCGCTGATCGGTTTATTTTGCGTGCCAACGATATAGAACTCAAAATACCACCCGGTCGGCTCTCGAACGGTTCCGTGTGGGATAGGCTTTCCGAAGGGatttgggaaaagttttgcggTGCACAGCAAACGGCAGAAAAATACCTCCAAAAGATGCAATTGTGGCGAGACTTGTACATTTGCATCAAACAGGGTTTCCCCAAGTATGGGCTCTATCTGGTTGGGAGTACAATTTCTGGCTTTGGTGCCGACAACTCCGACGTAGATATGTGCCTCGTATCGCGATACACAGGCCCAGGCTACTATGATGCTCGTAACGAAGCGTTGCAGAACTTGACACTggttaaaaacttttttgtgagCTTGGCGTCATCGACTTTTGACAAGTTTTGCTTGATCCAAGCGAAAGTTCCGATCCTTCGATTCCAGGACAGCAATAACGGGATTGAGGTCGATTTGAACTACAACAACTGTGTGGGTATAAGGAATACTCATCTGCTGCATTGTTATTCACAGA TGGACTGGCGTGTTAGgccgttggtgttggtggtaaAACTGTGGGCTCAGCATCACAACATAAATGATGCAAAAAACATGACAATATCCAGCTACTCACTAGTATTGATGGTAATACACTTTCTTCAATACGGGGTTAAACCGTCGGTTTTGCCGTGTCTACATTCTATGCATCCCGAAAAGTTTATG AAAATCATCGACATCAATAGCATTGAAATGATCGAGTCCATCGAACCATACCAAACCGATAACAAGGAGACGCTTGGCGAACTGTTGCTGCATTTTCTGGAGTACTATAAGGACTTTGA TTATGCACATTATGCTATCTCGGTTCGTATGGCATCGATTATACCGATAGAAGAGTGTCGAATGGCAAAAAGTTATAAGAATGATCCTCATCAATGGAAACATCTGTGTATCGAAG aGCCTTTTGACCTTACCAATACAGCACGCTCAGTTTTTGATGGCGAAGTTTTCGAACAGATCAAATGTACATTCGCTGCCTCTTGTCGAATGCTTAAAGATACCAAGGATTTAAGTGTTCTGTTTGGTGAACCTCTGTTCACTCCGGTTACTTCAACGCTATCGATGACGTCGTGA
- the LOC131263169 gene encoding poly(A) RNA polymerase gld-2 homolog B-like isoform X2 translates to MLSMADTNSADTCMEAMCSSYVSAPASVLESVNHGIQEGEVCKTQLKSKSAVHQLGNMPIMYGTSKSKKCYNNSSNRKKQNQQQILNSLKSWNVKIAPSGLDKPEAELLPGRPVTIVQENSSYMPKSITQNQTKPQSSEATPGAEDPNHATTFIKEQPTQIPEPRGNNSSTMKKKAQDIKHNKSKHKEIVEKMVPSSTYDEERIHEKKDLESFTSNACENVISQGSALADDLSGHSMLESSSNCSSDTGTLAEDNDCTKEAVLYSSVSSGASVSSRGNCHKNSHSKARVPGAGWGWNHRQSQNGSSKGLPINKMTAAAGQVMEKTSKFLDGMPRTINGKQKDSSHRSEHHIANSQSFSPRALLTIHPNQQPSHHHPSYIHLHEQPYHQYLDHNNSAQQNSNGSVHQYSFDFLRDVGQKVSIPSDTIGSSSSSSSQVNYNFTPQFQQQIMQHYHNNHMLHQQNSNIGHGNNIQLHHAVTQQQQQHQQQQHQQQQQQQQQHQQQQHQSYINHSSGAYGSEEVACLLSPQSGGNGSTSVLNEPKYYQNYPVLGTGEMQNGINSCSQIIEHSSYGYNRNGDIQHQQQQQQPPQQGVNQQHPMYQNNHQQYQVHINSYHQNNNYQYHNRNLSAIRGNHLNYLVHGGGVSYRDEGVRNGKKTSWNSNGSKGKMGTALTSSGKHLNKVQSNGYGYRKYYQHYHNHHSVGGGHGQYYDHVAMSHQQQQSIPQQHHKQQHLHRNLVYVRGYDRGHGAVLPPAFGEDARGVGKKEQEAESSSSIHRAPSSPKSKDSLDMDINHTGDQDKLCTMADPEDDIMPCGIDVDVASQIQEKSVLPDDEEFELKELCDVPRSSSSSSMVSIPSTESSVISSTISQTQLLECTNASIHEYDSDSSHYSDFHDGTDRYSKYGQISCGQVYRSSSSTSGISSSATNPHSNDFIPSIPSSLRASPAALSELIVRSHSYHGSHQNLTAYGSVRSAGEASSPIGSPTGTLRSSSGTQSVPIFGELFASNNANNHNQHSKKFTGSHSSTVSFGSSSSLEMALRSSSSSLPASSVPPNDGQSMQSGHPRKRQSGRTSPAMIQEQFRPAVACYSGHNKGQGQHGNNGVRKSNQLPMNYVHRTSLPTDFQYTPADRFILRANDIELKIPPGRLSNGSVWDRLSEGIWEKFCGAQQTAEKYLQKMQLWRDLYICIKQGFPKYGLYLVGSTISGFGADNSDVDMCLVSRYTGPGYYDARNEALQNLTLVKNFFVSLASSTFDKFCLIQAKVPILRFQDSNNGIEVDLNYNNCVGIRNTHLLHCYSQMDWRVRPLVLVVKLWAQHHNINDAKNMTISSYSLVLMVIHFLQYGVKPSVLPCLHSMHPEKFMKIIDINSIEMIESIEPYQTDNKETLGELLLHFLEYYKDFDYAHYAISVRMASIIPIEECRMAKSYKNDPHQWKHLCIEEPFDLTNTARSVFDGEVFEQIKCTFAASCRMLKDTKDLSVLFGEPLFTPVTSTLSMTS, encoded by the exons ATGCTTTCAATGGCGGATACAAATTCAGCCGATACCTGTATGGAAGCCATGTGTAGCTCGTATGTCTCAGCCCCGGCATCGGTTTTAGAATCCGTAAACCACGGCATACAGGAAGGTGAAGTTTGCAAAACGCAACTTAAATCAAAATCTGCTGTTCACCAGTTGGGGAATATGCCAATCATGTACGGCACaagtaaaagcaaaaaatgttACAACAATTCTTCGAAtcggaaaaagcaaaaccaacaacaaattCTAAATAGTTTAAAGTCATGGAACGTTAAGATAGCACCTAGTGGTTTAGATAAGCCCGAGGCAGAGCTGCTACCAGGAAGACCTGTTACAATCGTGCAGGAAAATTCATCTTATATGCCCAAAAGCATTacgcaaaaccaaaccaagccACAATCGAGTGAAGCGACACCCGGAGCTGAAGACCCGAATCATGCCACCACATTCATAAAAGAGCAACCCACCCAGATTCCGGAACCACGTGGGAATAATAGCTCGACAATGAAAAAGAAGGCTCAGGATATAAAAcacaataaatcaaaacataaagAGATCGTGGAGAAAATGGTCCCAAGCAGTACATATGATGAGGAAAGGATCCATGAAAAGAAG GATTTGGAAAGTTTTACCAGCAATGcatgtgaaaatgtaatttcTCAAGGTAGTGCTCTTGCTGATGATCTATCTGGCCACAGCATGCTTGAATCCTCATCCAATTGTTCATCTGACACTGGGACGTTAGCTGAGGACAACGATTGTACAAAAGAAGCCGTCCTGTATTCATCCGTGTCATCGGGAGCCTCCGTTAGTTCCAGAGGAAATTGTCACAAAAATAGTCATTCGAAAGCAAGAGTGCCGGGAGCAGGATGGGGTTGGAATCATCGTCAGTCGCAAAATGGGTCGTCAAAAGGGCTCCCGATAAACAAAATGACGGCGGCAGCTGGACAGGTGATGGAAAAAACATCGAAATTCTTAGACGGCATGCCTAGGAcaataaatggaaagcaaAAAGATTCATCCCATCGATCGGAACATCATATTGCTAATAGTCAAAGCTTTTCACCTAGGGCATTGTTAACGATTCATCCTAATCAGCAGCCATCACACCATCATCCGTCATACATACATCTCCACGAGCAACCGTATCATCAATACTTGGACCACAATAATTCTGCTCAACAGAACAGTAATGGGTCAGTGCATCAATACTCGTTTGATTTCTTACGGGACGTAGGACAGAAGGTATCAATCCCCAGTGATACGATCGggtcatcttcttcttcttcttctcaaGTGAACTACAATTTTACTCCACAATTTCAACAGCAAATAATGCAGCACTACCATAATAACCACATGCTGCATCAACAGAATTCTAACATTGGACATGGAAACAATATACAACTTCATCATGCTGTgacacaacaacagcagcagcatcagcagcagcaacatcagcagcagcagcagcagcagcagcaacatcagcaacaacagcatcagTCCTATATTAATCATTCTTCAGGCGCGTACGGAAGTGAAGAAGTTGCATGTCTTTTGTCTCCCCAAAGTGGTGGTAATGGAAGCACCAGTGTACTGAATGAAccaaaatattatcaaaactaTCCCGTACTGGGCACTGGAGAAATGCAAAATGGAATCAATAGCTGCAGTCAGATCATAGAGCATTCTTCTTATGGCTACAATCGGAACGGTGATAtacaacatcagcagcagcagcaacagccacCACAACAAGGAGTTAACCAACAGCATCCCATGTATCAGAACAATCATCAACAATACCAGGTCCATATAAATAGTTACCACCAAAATAATAACTACCAGTACCACAATCGGAACTTATCTGCCATCCGTGGAAATCATCTGAACTACCTAGTACATGGTGGAGGCGTTTCGTATCGCGATGAAGGTGTAAGAAATGGCAAAAAGACGTCCTGGAATTCTAATGgttcgaaaggaaaaatgggTACGGCGCTGACTAGTAGTGGGAAGCATTTAAACAAAGTACAAAGTAATGGATATGGTTACCGCAAATATTACCAACATTATCATAATCATCACTCAGTTGGAGGAGGGCACGGTCAATATTATGATCACGTGGCTATGtcgcatcagcagcaacaatcaATACCACAGCAGCATCACAAACAGCAACATTTGCATCGCAATCTGGTGTACGTGCGAGGGTATGATCGAGGACATGGTGCTGTTTTGCCACCAGCATTCGGCGAAGATGCAAGGGGAGTTGGTAAAAAAGAGCAAGAAGCCGAAAGTTCAAGTTCGATACATCGCGCCCCATCAAGTCCCAAGTCAAAAGACTCATTGGACATGGATATAAATCATACAGGAGACCAAGATAAACTTTGCACAATGGCCGATCCAGAGGATGATATTATGCCATGTGGTATAGATGTAGATGTCGCATCGCAAATTCAAGAAAAGTCGGTATTGCCTGATGATGAAGAATTTGAACTGAAGGAACTATGCGATGTACctcgttcttcttcttcttcgtctatGGTGTCAATTCCATCGACAGAATCCTCGGTAATATCGTCGACGATATCGCAAACACAACTTCTTGAGTGTACGAACGCTAGCATCCATGAATACGACTCTGATTCGTCGCACTATTCTGATTTCCATGATGGAACAGATCGCTACTCAAAGTATGGTCAGATAAGCTGTGGTCAAGTGTATcgatcgtcatcgtcgacCTCGGGCATATCGTCTTCTGCTACCAATCCACACTCAAATGATTTCATTCCTTCGATACCGTCTTCGTTACGTGCTTCTCCAGCCGCTTTGAGCGAGCTAATCGTTCGCAGCCATAGCTATCACGGGTCGCATCAGAATCTCACAGCATATGGTAGCGTCAGAAGTGCCGGTGAGGCAAGTTCTCCTATCGGATCACCGACGGGAACGCTACGATCCTCCTCTGGCACACAATCCGTTCCTATTTTCGGAGAACTGTTTGCCAGTAACAATGCCAATAATCAcaaccaacattcgaaaaAGTTTACTGGAAGTCATTCGTCGACAGTTAGCTTCGGGAGTAGTTCTTCATTGGAAATGGCATTACGTTCCAGTTCCTCTTCGCTTCCTGCGTCATCGGTGCCGCCCAACGATGGTCAGTCGATGCAGAGCGGACATCCGAGAAAACG TCAATCGGGTCGAACTTCACCAGCCATGATTCAGGAGCAATTCCGTCCTGCTGTTGCGTGTTATTCTGGTCACAATAAAGGACAGGGACAGCATGGTAACAATGGTGTTCGTAAAAGCAATCAACTGCCAATGAACTACGTCCATCGCACTTCATTGCCAACGGATTTTCAGTATACGCCCGCTGATCGGTTTATTTTGCGTGCCAACGATATAGAACTCAAAATACCACCCGGTCGGCTCTCGAACGGTTCCGTGTGGGATAGGCTTTCCGAAGGGatttgggaaaagttttgcggTGCACAGCAAACGGCAGAAAAATACCTCCAAAAGATGCAATTGTGGCGAGACTTGTACATTTGCATCAAACAGGGTTTCCCCAAGTATGGGCTCTATCTGGTTGGGAGTACAATTTCTGGCTTTGGTGCCGACAACTCCGACGTAGATATGTGCCTCGTATCGCGATACACAGGCCCAGGCTACTATGATGCTCGTAACGAAGCGTTGCAGAACTTGACACTggttaaaaacttttttgtgagCTTGGCGTCATCGACTTTTGACAAGTTTTGCTTGATCCAAGCGAAAGTTCCGATCCTTCGATTCCAGGACAGCAATAACGGGATTGAGGTCGATTTGAACTACAACAACTGTGTGGGTATAAGGAATACTCATCTGCTGCATTGTTATTCACAGA TGGACTGGCGTGTTAGgccgttggtgttggtggtaaAACTGTGGGCTCAGCATCACAACATAAATGATGCAAAAAACATGACAATATCCAGCTACTCACTAGTATTGATGGTAATACACTTTCTTCAATACGGGGTTAAACCGTCGGTTTTGCCGTGTCTACATTCTATGCATCCCGAAAAGTTTATG AAAATCATCGACATCAATAGCATTGAAATGATCGAGTCCATCGAACCATACCAAACCGATAACAAGGAGACGCTTGGCGAACTGTTGCTGCATTTTCTGGAGTACTATAAGGACTTTGA TTATGCACATTATGCTATCTCGGTTCGTATGGCATCGATTATACCGATAGAAGAGTGTCGAATGGCAAAAAGTTATAAGAATGATCCTCATCAATGGAAACATCTGTGTATCGAAG aGCCTTTTGACCTTACCAATACAGCACGCTCAGTTTTTGATGGCGAAGTTTTCGAACAGATCAAATGTACATTCGCTGCCTCTTGTCGAATGCTTAAAGATACCAAGGATTTAAGTGTTCTGTTTGGTGAACCTCTGTTCACTCCGGTTACTTCAACGCTATCGATGACGTCGTGA